In Pseudofrankia saprophytica, one genomic interval encodes:
- a CDS encoding cation acetate symporter — protein MVCVATLAVGALGLRLSRTTSDFYVASRVVSPRWNASAIGGEYLSAASFLGVAGLVLAAGADMLWYPIGYTAGYLVLLVLVAAPLRRSGAFTLPDFAEIRMGSARLRRVASVLVVGIGWLYLLPQFQGAGLALRAATGAPAWLGVVIVAGVVVLNVLAGGMRSITIVQAFQYWLKLTAIAIPVFFLLAVWWRDGAPAAPADSHPVTVRPVTVRLVDTVRVRVDTPTTFTMYGVLDGEPVAGPVRLDPVALGPTGTAVLAAGSTVTLPVGTPVPRAETILSRGGTGSAPAGSAHRDHTLYRTYSLLVALLLGTMGLPHVIVRFYTNPDGGGARRTAAAVIGLLGAFYLFPPVYAALGRVYAPDLLLTGRTDTVVLALPARVLPGAAGEALAALVMGGAFAAFLSTSSGLTVSVAGVLSQDLLRHRTRTGVAGFRAGAVLAVAAPAAGTLLATRVGLADTVGLAFAVAASTFCPLLVLGIWWRRLSVAGALCGLAVGGLTATSAAMATMLGWAPAGLAGALLAQPAAWTVPLAFAVMVLVSLRTPATVPAGVGRVLTRLHVPEGVRAARATPPDSTPSDRALAFGPPDR, from the coding sequence ATGGTCTGCGTCGCCACCCTCGCCGTCGGCGCGCTCGGCCTGCGGCTGTCCCGGACGACGAGCGACTTCTACGTGGCCAGCCGGGTGGTCAGCCCGCGGTGGAACGCGTCGGCGATCGGCGGCGAGTACCTGTCGGCGGCGAGCTTCCTCGGCGTGGCCGGGCTGGTGCTCGCGGCCGGCGCCGACATGCTCTGGTACCCGATCGGCTACACCGCCGGCTACCTGGTGCTGCTGGTGCTGGTCGCGGCCCCGCTGCGCCGGTCCGGCGCGTTCACCCTGCCGGACTTCGCGGAGATCCGGATGGGCTCGGCGCGGCTACGCCGGGTCGCCTCGGTGCTGGTCGTCGGGATCGGCTGGCTCTACCTGCTCCCGCAGTTCCAGGGCGCCGGCCTCGCGCTGCGCGCCGCCACCGGCGCCCCGGCCTGGCTGGGCGTGGTGATCGTCGCCGGGGTCGTCGTACTCAACGTGCTGGCCGGCGGGATGCGCTCGATCACCATCGTGCAGGCGTTCCAGTACTGGCTGAAGCTCACCGCGATCGCGATCCCGGTGTTCTTCCTGCTGGCGGTGTGGTGGCGCGACGGCGCCCCGGCCGCGCCCGCCGACAGTCACCCGGTGACGGTCCGGCCGGTCACCGTCCGCCTCGTTGACACGGTCCGGGTCCGGGTCGACACCCCCACGACGTTCACGATGTACGGCGTTCTGGACGGAGAGCCGGTCGCCGGCCCCGTCCGCCTCGACCCGGTCGCGCTCGGGCCGACGGGGACGGCGGTGCTCGCGGCCGGCAGCACGGTGACTCTCCCGGTCGGGACGCCGGTTCCGCGCGCCGAGACGATCCTCAGCCGTGGTGGCACCGGCTCCGCGCCGGCCGGCTCCGCGCACCGCGACCACACCCTGTACCGCACGTACTCATTGCTGGTCGCACTGCTGCTCGGCACGATGGGCCTGCCACACGTGATCGTCCGCTTCTACACGAACCCCGACGGCGGCGGGGCCCGGCGCACCGCCGCGGCCGTCATCGGGCTGCTCGGCGCGTTCTACCTGTTCCCGCCGGTGTACGCGGCGCTCGGCCGGGTGTACGCCCCCGACCTGCTGCTGACGGGGCGCACCGACACCGTGGTGCTCGCGCTGCCGGCGCGGGTGCTGCCGGGGGCCGCGGGCGAGGCGCTGGCGGCGCTGGTGATGGGCGGCGCGTTCGCGGCGTTCCTGTCGACCTCCAGCGGGCTGACGGTCTCGGTCGCCGGGGTGCTGAGCCAGGACCTGCTGCGCCACCGCACCCGCACCGGCGTCGCCGGCTTCCGGGCCGGCGCGGTGCTCGCCGTCGCCGCGCCGGCGGCGGGCACGCTGCTGGCGACCAGGGTCGGCCTCGCCGACACGGTCGGCCTCGCGTTCGCGGTCGCCGCCTCCACGTTCTGCCCGCTGCTGGTGCTGGGCATCTGGTGGCGCCGGCTGAGCGTGGCCGGAGCGCTGTGCGGCCTCGCGGTCGGCGGCCTGACGGCGACCTCCGCGGCGATGGCGACCATGCTCGGCTGGGCACCCGCGGGGCTCGCGGGCGCGCTGCTGGCGCAGCCGGCCGCGTGGACGGTGCCGCTCGCGTTCGCGGTGATGGTGCTGGTCTCGCTGCGCACGCCCGCCACCGTGCCCGCGGGCGTCGGGCGGGTGCTGACCCGCCTGCATGTCCCCGAAGGGGTCCGCGCCGCCCGCGCCACGCCCCCCGACAGCACGCCCTCCGACCGGGCGCTGGCCTTCGGCCCGCCGGACCGTTAG
- a CDS encoding DUF485 domain-containing protein — MSTIQSSPGEAAPGASASGQESYLDLQRSPEFGELRRGFRRFVFPMTALFLAWYFLYVLLAAFASGFMSHKVGGNINVGLLFGLGQFLSTFVITAVYVRWADRRLDPAAAALRARFEGTQLEGTQVGGDAR; from the coding sequence GTGAGCACCATCCAGTCATCCCCCGGCGAGGCCGCCCCTGGCGCGTCCGCCAGCGGGCAGGAGAGCTATCTCGATCTACAGCGCAGTCCCGAGTTCGGCGAGCTGCGGCGCGGCTTCCGGCGGTTCGTGTTCCCGATGACCGCGCTCTTCCTGGCCTGGTACTTCCTCTACGTGCTGCTGGCCGCCTTCGCGTCCGGCTTCATGTCACACAAGGTCGGCGGGAACATCAACGTCGGCCTGCTGTTCGGGCTCGGCCAGTTCCTGTCGACGTTCGTGATCACGGCGGTCTACGTCCGTTGGGCCGACCGCCGGCTCGACCCGGCGGCGGCCGCACTGCGCGCTCGATTTGAGGGCACGCAGCTCGAGGGCACGCAGGTCGGGGGTGATGCGCGGTGA
- a CDS encoding solute symporter family protein — translation MTTGSTGTTVNLAADTVGRPAVNISIFALFVVVTLAIVIRFSRANRTATDFYAGGRAFSGRQNGIAISGDYLSAASFLGIAGAIALQGYDGFLYSIGFLVAWLVALLLVAELLRNTGRYTMADVLSFRLRQGPVRTAAAISTLTVSLFYLLAQMTGAGGLVNLLLGVKGTAWQNLTIAIVGVLMIVYVLVGGMKGTTWVQIIKAVLLVLGAALMTFWVLGKAGFNLSSVLGDAAAASPKKDAVLNPGVKYGLTNTTKIDFISLAMALVLGTAGLPHVLMRFYTVPSSIQARRSVAWAIGIIGVFYLFTLVLGYGAMYLVGADKINAAPGKANSAAPLLAFELGGTLLLGIIAAVAFATILAVVAGLTITASASFAHDVYNSVVKKGTAAPEQEVRVARITAVVIGLVAIVGGILAKDQNVAFLVALAFAVAASANLPTILYSLFWKRFNTRGALWSIYGGLISAIVLIVFSPVVSGKAGSASMIKDSSVDFHWFPLDNPGIVSIPLAFFLGWLGTVTSRERVDEAKYAEMEVRSLTGAGAERATVPPPRTGEALPEPV, via the coding sequence GTGACCACAGGGAGCACGGGGACCACGGTGAACCTCGCGGCCGACACGGTCGGCAGGCCGGCCGTCAACATCTCGATCTTCGCCCTGTTCGTCGTCGTCACCCTCGCGATCGTCATCCGCTTCTCGCGGGCCAACCGCACCGCCACCGACTTCTACGCGGGTGGGCGCGCGTTCTCCGGCCGGCAGAACGGCATCGCGATCTCCGGTGACTACCTCTCGGCGGCGTCCTTCCTCGGCATCGCCGGCGCCATCGCCCTGCAGGGCTATGACGGGTTCCTCTACTCGATCGGGTTCCTCGTCGCCTGGCTGGTGGCGCTGCTGCTGGTCGCCGAGCTGCTGCGCAACACCGGCCGCTACACGATGGCCGACGTGCTGAGCTTCCGGCTGCGCCAGGGCCCGGTACGCACCGCCGCCGCCATCTCGACGCTCACCGTCAGCCTGTTCTACCTGCTCGCCCAGATGACCGGCGCCGGCGGACTGGTGAACCTGCTGCTCGGGGTCAAGGGCACGGCCTGGCAGAACCTGACGATCGCCATCGTCGGCGTCCTGATGATCGTCTACGTCCTCGTCGGCGGGATGAAGGGCACGACCTGGGTGCAGATCATCAAGGCGGTCCTGCTGGTGCTCGGCGCCGCGCTGATGACCTTCTGGGTGCTCGGCAAGGCCGGCTTCAACCTGTCCTCGGTCCTCGGCGACGCGGCCGCGGCCAGTCCCAAGAAGGACGCCGTGCTCAATCCCGGCGTCAAGTACGGCCTCACCAACACCACGAAGATCGACTTCATCTCGCTCGCGATGGCGCTGGTGCTCGGCACCGCCGGGCTCCCGCACGTCCTGATGCGGTTCTACACCGTGCCGAGCTCGATCCAGGCTCGCCGCAGCGTCGCCTGGGCGATCGGGATCATCGGGGTCTTCTACCTGTTCACCCTGGTGCTCGGCTACGGCGCGATGTACCTGGTCGGCGCGGACAAGATCAACGCGGCACCGGGCAAGGCGAACTCGGCGGCGCCGCTGCTGGCCTTCGAGCTCGGCGGCACACTGCTGCTCGGCATCATCGCCGCGGTGGCGTTCGCGACGATCCTCGCCGTCGTCGCGGGCCTCACCATCACGGCGAGCGCGTCGTTCGCGCACGACGTCTACAACAGCGTCGTGAAGAAGGGCACGGCCGCGCCCGAGCAGGAGGTGCGGGTGGCCCGGATCACCGCGGTCGTCATCGGCCTGGTGGCGATCGTCGGCGGCATCCTCGCCAAGGACCAGAACGTCGCCTTCCTGGTGGCGCTGGCGTTCGCGGTCGCCGCGTCGGCGAACCTGCCGACGATCCTCTACTCGCTGTTCTGGAAGCGCTTCAACACCCGCGGCGCGCTCTGGAGCATCTACGGCGGCCTGATCTCCGCCATCGTGCTGATCGTCTTCTCCCCCGTGGTCTCCGGGAAGGCCGGCAGCGCCTCCATGATCAAGGACTCGTCGGTGGACTTCCACTGGTTCCCGCTGGACAACCCGGGGATCGTCTCGATCCCGCTCGCGTTCTTCCTCGGCTGGCTCGGCACGGTCACCAGCCGGGAACGGGTCGACGAGGCGAAGTACGCCGAGATGGAGGTCCGGTCGCTGACCGGCGCGGGCGCGGAGCGGGCGACCGTGCCGCCGCCCCGGACCGGCGAGGCTCTCCCCGAGCCGGTCTGA
- a CDS encoding propionyl-CoA synthetase codes for MGDYRRIYEQSLARPEEFWSEAARAIDWARPPERVLDASRPPLYRWFPDAELNTCFNAVDRHVVNGRGDAAAIIYDSPVTGTLRRYTYRELRDEVARAAGAFAALGVGRGDRVIVYLPMIPEAVITMLACARLGAVHSVVFGGFAPAELAARIDDARPTLVVSASCGIEPTRLVPYKPMLDEALRLAAHPPTRCLIVQREQQRCDLVAGRDHDWADVVPGATPADPVTVAATDPLYILYTSGTTGHPKGIVRDNGGHAVAMTWSMTNVYDIGPGDVMFTASDIGWAVGHSYTVYGPLLVGATSVLYEGKPVGTPDAGAFWRVVAEHGVKVVFTAPTAIRAIKKEDSAGTHLAKYDVGASLRALYLAGERLDPATYEWATSMLGVPVVDNWWQTETGWPIAANPIGLERLPAKAGSPTVPMPGYDVRILDPSDPAAVEVPAGTAGAIAIRLPLPPGTLPTLWGDDDRYVSSYLSTFDGYYLTGDGGYVDEDGYLYVLGRTDDVINVAGHRLSTGELEAVLAAHPAVAECAVVGVADSYKGQVPRGLVVVKSGVGIDPAVLADELVARVRAEIGPVASFKRVDVVAALPKTRSGKILRRTMREIADGRSPAVPPTIEDPTVLDTLRPVLAPDPTA; via the coding sequence ATGGGTGACTACCGACGGATCTACGAGCAGAGCCTCGCCCGGCCGGAGGAGTTCTGGTCCGAGGCCGCACGCGCGATCGACTGGGCCCGCCCGCCGGAAAGGGTCCTCGACGCCAGCCGGCCGCCGTTGTACCGCTGGTTCCCCGACGCCGAGCTGAACACCTGTTTCAACGCCGTGGACCGGCATGTGGTGAACGGCCGGGGCGACGCGGCGGCCATCATCTACGACTCGCCCGTGACGGGCACCCTGCGCCGCTACACGTACCGCGAGCTGCGCGACGAGGTCGCGCGCGCCGCCGGCGCGTTCGCCGCGCTCGGCGTCGGCCGCGGCGACCGGGTCATCGTCTACCTGCCGATGATCCCCGAGGCGGTCATCACGATGCTGGCCTGCGCCCGGCTCGGCGCGGTCCACTCGGTCGTCTTCGGCGGCTTCGCGCCCGCGGAGCTCGCCGCCCGGATCGACGACGCGCGCCCGACGCTCGTCGTCAGCGCCTCCTGCGGCATCGAGCCGACCAGGCTGGTCCCGTACAAGCCGATGCTCGACGAGGCGCTGCGTCTCGCCGCCCACCCGCCGACGCGGTGCCTGATCGTCCAACGCGAGCAACAGCGGTGCGACCTGGTCGCCGGCCGCGACCACGACTGGGCGGACGTCGTCCCCGGCGCCACCCCGGCGGACCCGGTCACCGTCGCCGCCACCGACCCGCTGTACATCCTCTACACGTCCGGGACCACCGGCCACCCGAAGGGGATCGTCCGCGACAACGGCGGCCACGCCGTCGCGATGACCTGGTCCATGACCAACGTCTACGACATCGGCCCCGGCGACGTCATGTTCACCGCCTCCGACATCGGCTGGGCGGTCGGCCACTCGTACACCGTCTACGGCCCGCTGCTCGTCGGCGCGACGTCCGTCCTCTACGAGGGCAAGCCGGTCGGCACGCCGGATGCCGGCGCGTTCTGGCGGGTGGTCGCCGAGCACGGGGTGAAGGTCGTCTTCACCGCCCCGACGGCGATCCGGGCGATCAAGAAGGAGGACTCGGCCGGCACGCACCTCGCCAAGTACGACGTGGGCGCCTCACTGCGGGCGCTCTACCTGGCCGGCGAGCGGCTCGACCCGGCCACCTACGAGTGGGCGACGAGCATGCTCGGCGTGCCGGTCGTCGACAACTGGTGGCAGACCGAGACCGGCTGGCCGATCGCCGCCAACCCGATCGGCCTCGAGCGGCTGCCGGCGAAGGCCGGCTCGCCGACGGTCCCGATGCCGGGCTACGACGTCCGCATCCTCGACCCGTCAGACCCGGCCGCTGTGGAGGTACCGGCCGGCACCGCGGGCGCGATCGCCATCCGGCTGCCGCTGCCGCCGGGCACCCTGCCGACGCTGTGGGGCGACGACGACCGCTACGTGTCGTCGTACCTGTCGACGTTCGACGGCTACTACCTGACCGGCGACGGCGGCTACGTCGACGAGGACGGCTACCTGTACGTGCTGGGCCGCACGGACGACGTCATCAACGTCGCCGGCCACCGGCTCTCGACCGGGGAGTTGGAGGCGGTGCTCGCGGCGCATCCGGCGGTCGCCGAGTGCGCGGTCGTCGGGGTCGCCGACTCGTACAAGGGCCAGGTGCCACGCGGGCTGGTGGTCGTCAAGAGCGGCGTGGGCATCGACCCGGCGGTCCTCGCCGACGAGCTCGTCGCCCGGGTGCGCGCCGAGATCGGTCCGGTGGCGTCCTTCAAGCGGGTCGACGTCGTCGCCGCGCTGCCGAAGACCCGCTCCGGCAAGATCCTGCGCCGCACCATGCGCGAGATCGCCGACGGCCGCTCCCCAGCCGTGCCGCCGACGATCGAGGACCCGACGGTGCTCGACACCCTGCGCCCCGTCCTGGCCCCCGACCCGACCGCCTGA
- a CDS encoding alanine racemase → MANEPDSRHDGDVVALENLVGIFTRPAASSRSGHPPAAPPQPDWDRLATATATLDPPFAVVDLPALWANAADLVRRAAGKPIRVASKSVRSRAVLRAVLATDGFAGILAYTLPEAIWLAEEFPDVVVGYPTADRAALRTLVDHPFAASRVTLMIDSVEQLDLIDTVLGAARPQLRVCLDLDASLRLAAGRVHLGVRRSPVHSAEQAGELAEAIATRPGFALVGLMAYEAQIAGMGDAPPPPPLPSAAEPADGSGSGSGSGSGSGSAPRLEPARRAAASARAEAVRRMQARSRAELAERRAAAVAAVREVAPGLEFVNGGGTGSVHLTTAEPAVTEIAAGSGLYGPTLFDIYQAFTPAPAALFALPVVRRPAPGIVTVAGGGWIASGPAGPDRVPRPVHPAGLRMIGTEGAGEVQTPLRGPAADTLRIGDRVWFRHAKAGELCEHVNALHLVGADGSVQAVPTYRGEGRAF, encoded by the coding sequence ATGGCGAACGAGCCCGACAGCCGACACGATGGGGATGTGGTAGCGCTGGAGAATCTGGTAGGGATCTTTACGCGGCCGGCTGCCTCGTCACGGTCCGGTCATCCACCAGCGGCGCCGCCACAGCCCGACTGGGACCGGCTTGCGACGGCCACCGCCACGCTCGACCCGCCGTTCGCCGTCGTTGACCTGCCGGCGCTGTGGGCGAACGCGGCCGACCTGGTCCGGCGGGCGGCCGGCAAGCCGATCCGGGTCGCCAGCAAGTCAGTGCGGTCGCGGGCGGTGCTGCGCGCAGTCCTGGCGACCGACGGATTCGCCGGCATCCTCGCCTACACCCTCCCCGAGGCGATCTGGCTCGCGGAGGAGTTCCCCGACGTCGTCGTCGGCTACCCGACGGCCGACCGGGCCGCGCTGCGCACGCTCGTCGACCACCCGTTCGCGGCGAGCCGGGTGACGCTGATGATCGACTCCGTCGAGCAGCTCGACCTGATCGACACGGTCCTCGGCGCGGCCCGGCCGCAGCTGCGGGTCTGCCTGGACCTGGACGCCTCGCTGCGGCTGGCGGCCGGCCGGGTACACCTCGGGGTGCGCCGCTCGCCCGTGCACAGCGCCGAGCAGGCGGGTGAGCTCGCCGAGGCCATCGCCACCCGGCCGGGCTTCGCGCTCGTCGGCCTGATGGCGTACGAGGCACAGATCGCCGGCATGGGCGACGCGCCGCCCCCGCCCCCACTCCCGTCGGCGGCCGAGCCCGCCGACGGCTCCGGCTCTGGTTCCGGCTCGGGCTCTGGCTCGGGCTCGGCTCCCCGCCTCGAGCCCGCGCGCCGGGCGGCGGCGTCGGCGCGGGCCGAGGCGGTCCGGCGGATGCAGGCGCGATCGAGGGCCGAGCTCGCCGAGCGGCGGGCGGCGGCGGTGGCGGCCGTGCGGGAGGTCGCGCCGGGGCTGGAGTTCGTCAACGGCGGCGGCACCGGAAGCGTCCACCTGACGACGGCCGAGCCGGCCGTGACCGAGATCGCCGCCGGCTCCGGCCTGTACGGGCCGACGCTGTTCGACATCTACCAGGCGTTCACGCCCGCCCCGGCGGCACTGTTCGCGCTGCCGGTGGTGCGCCGGCCAGCGCCCGGCATCGTCACCGTCGCCGGCGGCGGCTGGATCGCCTCCGGCCCCGCCGGCCCGGACCGCGTACCTCGCCCGGTCCACCCCGCCGGCCTGCGGATGATCGGGACGGAGGGGGCGGGCGAGGTGCAGACCCCACTGCGCGGCCCGGCCGCCGACACCCTGCGGATCGGCGACCGGGTCTGGTTCCGCCACGCCAAGGCGGGTGAGCTGTGCGAGCACGTCAACGCGCTGCACCTCGTCGGCGCCGACGGCTCCGTCCAGGCCGTCCCGACCTATCGCGGCGAGGGCCGCGCCTTCTGA
- a CDS encoding D-arabinono-1,4-lactone oxidase produces the protein MRSDASASWSNWAGNQVATPMAVAHPTDADEVAALVRKALDDGTRVRPIGSGHSFTPVGRPDERTTQLMMDRCADLLALDAGSGLVTVGAGMTLRRLNRLLAEAGLALTNLGDIDQQTIAGALATGTHGTGARFGGLATQVRAFELVRGDGTIVLCSAHEHADLFTAARVGLGAVGVVTSVTLQAVPLFALRAEEGSARLADLLDGFDEFVGGADHAEFYWFPHTDRTLTKRNTRAPLSDGLDPLPRLRGWFDDDFLSNRVFGMVVATGRRLPRTIAPAAKVSSRALSSRTFTDVSYKVFTSERRVRFKEMEYAVPRDELVGVVRELTSALEKSGLRISFPVEVRVSAPDEIWLSTAYGRATGYVAVHVDHGTPHEEYFALVEKIMTTAGGRPHWGKLHTQDAEALRPRYPKFDEFLAVRAAADPKGVLTNDYLDKVLGPVQP, from the coding sequence ATGCGGTCCGACGCGTCGGCGTCGTGGTCGAACTGGGCTGGTAACCAGGTGGCGACACCGATGGCGGTGGCGCACCCGACGGATGCCGACGAGGTCGCCGCGCTGGTGCGCAAGGCGCTCGACGACGGCACCAGGGTGCGCCCGATCGGCAGCGGGCATTCGTTCACTCCGGTCGGCAGGCCGGACGAGCGGACCACCCAGCTGATGATGGACCGCTGCGCCGACCTGCTCGCGCTGGACGCGGGCAGCGGGCTGGTGACGGTCGGCGCCGGGATGACGCTGCGCCGGCTCAACCGGCTGCTCGCCGAGGCGGGGCTGGCGTTGACCAACCTGGGCGACATCGACCAGCAGACGATCGCCGGCGCGCTCGCGACGGGCACGCACGGCACCGGCGCCAGGTTCGGGGGGCTGGCCACCCAGGTACGCGCGTTCGAGCTGGTACGCGGCGACGGCACGATCGTGCTCTGCTCGGCGCACGAGCACGCCGACCTGTTCACCGCCGCCCGGGTGGGCCTGGGCGCGGTCGGCGTGGTGACGTCGGTGACCCTGCAGGCGGTACCGCTGTTCGCGCTGCGCGCCGAGGAGGGCTCGGCGCGGCTGGCCGACCTGCTCGACGGGTTCGACGAGTTCGTCGGCGGCGCCGACCACGCCGAGTTCTACTGGTTCCCGCACACCGACCGGACGCTGACGAAACGCAACACCCGCGCGCCGCTGTCCGACGGGCTCGACCCGCTGCCCCGGCTACGCGGCTGGTTCGACGACGACTTCCTGTCCAACCGGGTGTTCGGCATGGTCGTGGCCACCGGCCGCCGCCTGCCGCGCACGATTGCGCCCGCGGCGAAGGTCAGCTCCCGCGCGCTCAGCTCCCGCACCTTTACCGACGTGTCGTACAAGGTGTTCACCTCGGAGCGGCGGGTGCGGTTCAAGGAGATGGAGTACGCCGTTCCGAGAGACGAGCTGGTCGGTGTCGTCCGTGAGCTGACGAGTGCGTTGGAGAAATCTGGCCTGAGGATTTCGTTCCCGGTGGAGGTCCGGGTCTCGGCCCCCGACGAGATCTGGTTGTCGACGGCGTACGGGCGGGCGACCGGATACGTCGCGGTCCATGTCGACCACGGCACGCCGCACGAGGAGTACTTCGCCCTCGTCGAGAAGATCATGACCACGGCCGGCGGCCGGCCGCACTGGGGGAAGCTGCACACCCAGGACGCCGAGGCGCTTCGCCCCCGCTATCCGAAGTTCGACGAGTTCCTCGCCGTCCGGGCCGCGGCGGACCCGAAGGGCGTCCTCACCAACGACTACCTGGACAAGGTCCTCGGCCCGGTCCAGCCCTAG
- a CDS encoding YbaK/EbsC family protein, whose amino-acid sequence MHPTVERFQTRLRDLGAMGEARELPNSSHTATEAAEALDVSVGQIVKSLVFLAGEKPIMVLASGDNQVDTEKVAELLGEPVGRAGAKTVREATGYAIGGVPPVGHATEMRILVDRDLLAHAELWAAAGTPNAVFQTNPDELIAITRGEWADIRHEF is encoded by the coding sequence ATGCATCCGACGGTGGAGCGTTTTCAGACGCGCCTGCGGGACCTGGGCGCCATGGGCGAGGCCAGGGAGCTGCCGAACAGCTCGCACACCGCCACCGAGGCCGCGGAGGCGCTCGACGTGTCCGTCGGCCAGATCGTGAAGAGCCTGGTCTTCCTGGCCGGCGAGAAGCCCATCATGGTGCTGGCGTCGGGTGACAACCAGGTCGACACGGAGAAGGTCGCCGAACTGCTCGGCGAGCCGGTCGGGCGTGCCGGCGCGAAGACCGTCCGCGAGGCCACCGGCTACGCGATCGGAGGGGTGCCGCCGGTCGGCCACGCCACCGAGATGCGCATTCTCGTCGACCGCGACCTGCTCGCCCACGCCGAGTTGTGGGCCGCCGCCGGGACCCCCAACGCCGTCTTCCAGACCAATCCCGACGAGCTCATCGCCATCACCCGCGGCGAATGGGCCGACATTCGCCACGAGTTCTAG
- a CDS encoding LysR family transcriptional regulator: protein MAETVKLFYVIDVRRLRLLRELDNRGTVAATAAALHLTPSAISQQLAALSRETGVMLLDPVGRRVRLTPAARVLLRHADEIFAQLERAEADLAAFDEGRLGEVTIAAFATAITGIVAPALQELRITHPGLQITIVDVGPPDCYDMLISGELDMAFDFVATRPDDARFEMVKMVDDLFDVALPWDHPLACLDQVHLAQLADDDFIASRPGTACLEIMQAACAAAGFAPRLRHRTDEFIAVLGLIGAGCGIGLIPRLAGLSSTDQVVLRPLVDAPARRLAVSLRRGSAGAPHLAAVLRALTTAAGSALTEPPTVPPRSVRPASVLAAVPAQAG from the coding sequence GTGGCCGAGACCGTTAAGCTGTTCTACGTGATCGATGTCCGACGGCTCCGGCTGCTCCGCGAGCTCGACAATCGGGGGACGGTGGCCGCGACCGCCGCCGCGCTGCACCTGACCCCGTCCGCCATCAGTCAGCAGCTCGCCGCGCTCTCGCGTGAGACCGGTGTCATGCTGCTGGATCCGGTCGGCCGGCGGGTACGGCTCACCCCGGCCGCCAGGGTGCTGCTGCGGCACGCCGACGAGATCTTCGCCCAGCTGGAGCGGGCCGAGGCGGACCTCGCCGCGTTCGACGAGGGCCGGCTCGGCGAGGTGACCATCGCCGCGTTCGCGACGGCGATCACCGGGATCGTCGCGCCAGCGCTCCAGGAGCTGCGGATAACCCATCCCGGCCTGCAGATCACCATCGTCGACGTCGGACCGCCGGACTGCTACGACATGCTGATCAGCGGCGAGCTGGACATGGCGTTCGACTTCGTGGCGACCAGGCCGGACGACGCCCGCTTCGAGATGGTCAAGATGGTCGACGATCTGTTCGACGTCGCGCTGCCCTGGGACCATCCGCTCGCCTGCCTGGATCAGGTGCACCTGGCCCAGCTCGCCGACGACGACTTCATCGCCAGCCGGCCAGGGACGGCCTGCCTGGAGATCATGCAGGCCGCGTGCGCGGCGGCCGGGTTCGCGCCGCGGCTGCGGCACCGCACCGACGAGTTCATCGCGGTCCTCGGCCTGATCGGGGCGGGGTGCGGGATCGGGCTGATCCCGCGGCTCGCCGGCCTCTCCTCGACGGACCAGGTCGTGCTGCGGCCGCTGGTCGACGCGCCGGCGCGCCGACTCGCGGTGTCGCTGCGGCGCGGCTCCGCGGGCGCGCCGCATCTCGCGGCCGTGCTGCGCGCGCTGACGACCGCCGCCGGGTCCGCCCTGACGGAGCCGCCGACGGTGCCCCCGCGCAGCGTCCGGCCGGCGTCCGTCCTGGCGGCGGTGCCGGCCCAGGCCGGCTGA
- a CDS encoding ABC transporter ATP-binding protein translates to MLLELVDVEVAYGAVTALRGVRLTVDAGEIVTLLGANGAGKTTTLRTISGLLRPRAGQVLLDGELLSKIPAHQLVRRGVAHSPEGRRIFPSMSVRENLLMGAFHDRKHVGPDLERVFGLFPRLKERVSQAGGTLSGGEQQMLAIGRALMSRPRLLLLDEPSMGLAPLVVQTIFDVIAQINADGVAVLLVEQNAAQALKIANRGYVLETGQVVLDGPAGDLLADDRVRQAYLGEDVSVPEQEVPHQLAK, encoded by the coding sequence ATGCTGTTGGAGCTCGTCGACGTCGAGGTCGCGTACGGCGCCGTCACGGCGCTGCGCGGCGTCCGGCTGACGGTCGACGCCGGAGAGATCGTCACCCTGCTCGGGGCGAACGGCGCCGGCAAGACGACGACGCTGCGCACGATCTCCGGCCTGCTGCGGCCCCGGGCCGGGCAGGTGCTGCTCGACGGCGAGCTGCTCTCGAAGATCCCGGCGCACCAGCTGGTGCGCCGCGGGGTCGCGCACTCGCCCGAGGGCCGCCGGATCTTCCCGTCGATGTCCGTGCGCGAGAACCTGCTCATGGGGGCTTTCCACGACCGCAAGCACGTCGGGCCGGACCTGGAGCGCGTCTTCGGGCTGTTCCCCCGGCTCAAGGAGCGGGTCTCCCAGGCCGGCGGCACGCTGTCGGGCGGTGAGCAGCAGATGCTGGCGATCGGCAGGGCGCTGATGAGCCGGCCACGGCTGCTGCTGCTCGACGAGCCGTCGATGGGCCTCGCTCCGCTGGTGGTGCAGACCATCTTCGACGTGATCGCGCAGATCAACGCCGACGGGGTCGCGGTGCTGCTGGTCGAGCAGAACGCGGCCCAGGCGCTGAAGATCGCCAATCGTGGCTACGTGCTGGAGACCGGCCAGGTAGTGCTGGACGGGCCGGCGGGCGACCTGCTCGCCGACGACCGGGTCCGCCAGGCATACCTGGGCGAGGACGTGTCCGTGCCCGAGCAGGAAGTTCCCCACCAGCTGGCCAAGTAG